In Halorientalis sp. LT38, a genomic segment contains:
- a CDS encoding bacterio-opsin activator domain-containing protein, with the protein MSGPDTLDVLLIEDNPGDARLIEEMLREAADLLQRVDVGGSADREPKLHHVDTLAAGLERLEEDAFGAILLDLNLPDSTGLDTLAALAEGITWTPIVVLTGVRDESVGIEAIQRGAQDYLIKGEVTSDLLVRSLRHAVERARQEREREKRREQLAALNRLNEISQDVTHTVITTATRDDLERAVCERLAASDAYRFAWIGEIDRGSDRLVPRAAAGVEADYLEDVSVPVTDTGDLSPPGATSVRTHEVAVVQNVQTDPDIEPWRAAAEERGYRSIAAVPIVHEDVLYGVLGVYAAAPNAFSEPEREILGRLGEVIGHAIAAIERKAALVSDEVLELEFRADGAFEPLVALAAEADRSVDANSLIRVADSFVAYGRVTGISETAFRGAADAAAEIDEVRILGAAEDGFRFELRMDAVPQVIDAVGTHGGAVTSARIADGELRFLVEFPPGRDKRRLIDLVEDHCPAATPRAQRTVTRTDRADLTARSVFRDELTEKQRTAVETAYFAGFFDWPRESTGQEVADRLGVAPATFTQHLRAAERALFEALFEAEQGGEHGDGERDGKREEPSDVDAA; encoded by the coding sequence ATGTCCGGGCCCGACACCCTCGACGTCCTCCTGATCGAGGACAACCCCGGCGACGCGCGGCTGATCGAGGAGATGCTCAGGGAGGCCGCCGACCTGCTCCAGCGGGTCGACGTCGGCGGCTCGGCGGACCGGGAGCCGAAACTACACCACGTCGACACCCTCGCCGCCGGCCTCGAACGCCTCGAGGAAGACGCGTTCGGCGCGATCCTGCTGGACCTGAACCTGCCCGACAGTACGGGGCTGGACACGCTCGCGGCCCTCGCCGAGGGGATCACGTGGACCCCGATCGTCGTGCTGACCGGGGTCCGCGACGAGTCGGTCGGGATCGAGGCGATCCAGCGCGGCGCCCAGGACTACCTCATCAAAGGCGAGGTGACCAGCGATTTGCTCGTGCGGTCGCTCAGACACGCCGTCGAGCGGGCCCGCCAGGAGCGCGAGCGCGAGAAGCGCCGCGAGCAACTGGCCGCCCTGAACCGCCTCAACGAGATCAGCCAGGACGTCACCCACACCGTCATCACGACCGCGACTCGCGACGACCTCGAACGGGCCGTCTGCGAGCGACTCGCGGCCTCGGACGCCTACCGCTTCGCCTGGATCGGCGAGATCGACCGCGGGAGCGACCGGCTCGTCCCGCGGGCGGCCGCCGGCGTCGAGGCCGACTACCTCGAGGACGTGTCCGTCCCGGTCACCGACACGGGCGACCTCTCGCCGCCGGGGGCGACGAGCGTCCGGACCCACGAGGTGGCGGTCGTCCAGAACGTGCAGACCGATCCCGACATCGAGCCCTGGCGCGCGGCGGCCGAAGAACGGGGCTACCGCTCGATCGCGGCCGTCCCCATCGTCCACGAGGACGTCCTCTACGGCGTGCTCGGCGTCTACGCCGCGGCCCCGAACGCCTTCTCGGAACCCGAGCGGGAGATCCTCGGCCGGCTCGGGGAGGTCATCGGCCACGCCATCGCCGCCATCGAGCGGAAGGCCGCGCTCGTGAGCGACGAGGTCCTCGAACTCGAGTTCCGGGCCGACGGCGCCTTCGAACCGCTCGTCGCGCTCGCGGCCGAGGCGGACCGGTCGGTCGACGCGAACTCACTGATCCGGGTCGCGGACTCGTTCGTGGCCTACGGCCGCGTCACGGGGATCTCGGAGACGGCGTTCCGCGGGGCGGCCGACGCGGCGGCCGAGATCGACGAGGTCCGGATCCTCGGGGCGGCCGAGGACGGCTTCAGATTCGAGTTGCGCATGGACGCCGTCCCGCAGGTGATCGACGCCGTCGGCACCCACGGCGGCGCCGTGACGAGCGCGCGGATTGCCGACGGCGAACTCCGGTTCCTCGTCGAGTTCCCGCCCGGGCGGGACAAACGCCGACTGATCGACCTGGTCGAGGACCACTGCCCCGCGGCGACCCCGCGGGCCCAGCGGACAGTGACACGCACGGATCGGGCCGACCTCACCGCACGGTCGGTGTTCCGGGACGAACTCACCGAGAAACAGCGGACGGCGGTCGAGACGGCCTACTTCGCGGGCTTTTTCGACTGGCCCCGGGAGAGCACGGGCCAGGAGGTCGCCGACCGCCTCGGCGTCGCGCCCGCGACCTTCACCCAGCACCTCCGGGCCGCCGAGCGGGCGCTGTTCGAGGCACTGTTCGAGGCCGAGCAGGGTGGCGAGCACGGCGACGGCGAACGGGACGGCAAGCGCGAGGAGCCCAGCGACGTGGACGCGGCCTGA
- a CDS encoding type II toxin-antitoxin system HicA family toxin, producing the protein MTRRTFTGREVAKAITEMGFAPVDRTGSHLKLRYVHPETGDVRNVTVPIHGEIETGTLRSIAEQCGADDFDSWCVWIEDLL; encoded by the coding sequence GTGACGCGGCGGACCTTCACTGGTCGAGAGGTGGCGAAAGCCATCACAGAGATGGGCTTCGCGCCTGTCGATCGGACCGGGAGTCATCTCAAACTACGCTACGTCCACCCCGAGACGGGCGACGTTCGAAACGTGACCGTTCCGATACACGGTGAGATCGAGACGGGGACGCTTCGGTCGATCGCGGAACAGTGCGGGGCGGACGATTTCGACTCGTGGTGTGTCTGGATCGAAGACCTTCTCTGA
- a CDS encoding HalOD1 output domain-containing protein, whose product MSSSDHLSTTRFGAESDRNRPPSEAVVEAVAAVAGRPPTDTDAARAPLEPLFDAIDPDALDRLFDSAGAGGRPCDSVSFVYSGYEVTVTRDGRVAVSA is encoded by the coding sequence ATGAGTTCGTCAGACCACCTGTCCACGACGCGGTTCGGTGCGGAGAGCGACCGGAACCGGCCGCCCTCGGAAGCCGTCGTCGAAGCGGTCGCGGCCGTCGCCGGCAGACCGCCCACCGACACCGACGCGGCCCGTGCCCCCCTGGAACCGCTGTTCGACGCCATCGACCCCGACGCGCTGGACAGGCTGTTCGATTCAGCCGGCGCCGGCGGGCGCCCCTGTGACAGCGTCTCCTTCGTCTACAGCGGCTACGAGGTCACGGTCACCCGGGACGGTCGGGTCGCCGTCTCGGCCTGA
- a CDS encoding O-acetylhomoserine aminocarboxypropyltransferase/cysteine synthase family protein, whose amino-acid sequence MTDEDDTKETQALHVGQEEPDPATGARAPPIYQTTSYVFEDAEDAADQFALAKEGFIYSRLMNPTVDMLQRRIAALEGGVGAVATASGMGALNLTDFVLAGPGDNIVTASSLYGGTYTYYSHTLPRKGVEARFVDTLDYEAYEEAIDEDTKYLHCETIGNPSLVTPDIERLAEIADDHGIPLFMDNTFATPYLCNPIEHGANLVWNSTTKWIHGHGTTVGGVVVDGGNFDWSAHADDYPEIAKDNPAYHGVNFAEAMGEQAFTYTAIARGLRDLGNQQSPFDAWQTLQGVETLPQRMSAHCENAMAVAEFLQDHPEVSWVTYPGLEDHETHDNASKYLDGGYGGMITFGLEAGYEAARGTVESTEIASLLANVGDAKTLIIHPASTTHQQLTEEEQAAAGVTDDMVRLSVGLEGVEDLKADLDQAIAQST is encoded by the coding sequence ATGACGGACGAGGACGACACCAAGGAGACCCAGGCGCTACACGTCGGCCAGGAAGAGCCGGACCCGGCGACCGGGGCGCGGGCACCGCCGATCTATCAGACCACGTCGTACGTCTTCGAGGACGCCGAGGACGCGGCGGACCAGTTCGCGCTGGCGAAGGAGGGGTTCATCTACTCGCGGCTGATGAACCCGACGGTCGACATGCTCCAGCGCCGCATCGCCGCGCTGGAGGGCGGCGTCGGTGCGGTCGCGACGGCGTCGGGCATGGGGGCGCTCAATCTGACCGACTTCGTGCTGGCGGGGCCCGGCGACAACATCGTCACCGCCTCCTCGCTGTACGGCGGGACCTACACCTACTACAGCCACACGCTCCCCAGGAAGGGCGTCGAGGCCCGCTTCGTCGACACGCTCGACTACGAGGCCTACGAGGAGGCCATCGACGAGGACACGAAGTACCTCCACTGCGAGACCATCGGCAACCCGTCGCTCGTGACGCCCGACATCGAGCGACTGGCCGAGATCGCCGACGATCACGGCATCCCGCTGTTCATGGACAACACGTTCGCGACGCCCTATCTCTGTAACCCGATCGAACACGGCGCGAACCTCGTCTGGAACTCGACGACGAAGTGGATCCACGGCCACGGGACGACCGTCGGCGGGGTCGTCGTCGACGGGGGCAACTTCGACTGGAGCGCCCACGCCGACGACTATCCCGAGATCGCCAAGGACAACCCCGCCTATCACGGCGTCAACTTCGCCGAGGCGATGGGCGAGCAGGCGTTCACCTACACCGCCATCGCCCGCGGCCTCCGCGACCTGGGCAACCAGCAGTCGCCCTTCGACGCCTGGCAGACCCTCCAGGGCGTCGAGACGCTGCCCCAGCGCATGAGCGCCCACTGCGAGAACGCGATGGCCGTCGCGGAGTTCCTGCAGGACCACCCGGAGGTCTCCTGGGTCACCTACCCCGGCCTCGAAGACCACGAGACCCACGACAACGCCTCGAAGTATCTCGACGGCGGCTACGGCGGCATGATCACCTTCGGGCTGGAGGCCGGCTACGAGGCCGCCCGCGGCACCGTCGAGTCGACGGAGATCGCCAGCCTGCTGGCCAACGTCGGCGACGCGAAGACGCTGATCATCCACCCCGCCAGTACGACCCACCAGCAGCTCACCGAGGAGGAACAGGCGGCCGCCGGGGTCACCGACGACATGGTCCGCCTCTCGGTCGGGCTGGAAGGCGTCGAGGATCTCAAGGCCGACCTGGATCAGGCGATCGCGCAGTCCACGTAG
- a CDS encoding sterol carrier protein yields MSLFPTRQWLDAYRREINESAAFDDVGVGWGVGSNGDVLIVVEDLPLSETRIGDLPPLVFEGVPEKVRNDIDDVTLDEAPDLIDDGVREHFPPVSQDLLNQLEHCVVDGNIYCYIGLENGKCPNVEILDGPDEREVNAVLEASWDVWQAIIDGRPATSAVLGGDLSVDTDGPLGPQTLTMLQLLGDVAADVETAFLFEQSRRSMPDLVLDEAVRQPAAFQKLAYRQAALTSRLFSVF; encoded by the coding sequence GTGAGTCTGTTTCCCACGCGACAGTGGCTCGACGCATACCGGCGCGAGATCAACGAGAGCGCCGCGTTCGACGACGTCGGTGTCGGCTGGGGTGTGGGTTCGAACGGAGACGTGCTGATCGTGGTCGAGGATCTGCCGCTTTCGGAGACGCGGATCGGTGACCTGCCGCCACTGGTGTTCGAGGGCGTCCCGGAGAAAGTCCGGAACGACATCGACGACGTGACGCTCGACGAGGCACCCGACCTGATTGACGACGGGGTCCGTGAGCACTTCCCGCCGGTGTCCCAGGACCTGCTGAACCAGCTCGAACACTGCGTCGTCGACGGGAACATCTACTGTTACATCGGGCTGGAGAACGGCAAGTGTCCGAACGTCGAAATCCTCGACGGGCCCGACGAGCGCGAGGTGAACGCGGTGCTGGAAGCGTCGTGGGACGTCTGGCAGGCGATCATCGACGGGCGACCGGCCACCTCCGCGGTGCTGGGCGGTGACCTGTCCGTGGACACCGACGGGCCGCTGGGCCCACAGACGCTGACGATGCTGCAGTTGCTCGGCGACGTGGCGGCCGACGTGGAGACGGCCTTCCTCTTCGAGCAGTCGCGGCGGTCGATGCCCGACCTCGTGCTGGACGAGGCCGTCCGGCAACCCGCCGCGTTCCAGAAACTGGCCTACCGGCAGGCCGCACTCACCAGCAGGCTGTTCAGCGTGTTTTAG
- a CDS encoding DUF7344 domain-containing protein: protein MSTVADPLGTLVRTGQMAALTGHRRRRIVRVLRARSTPIAERRLAVRVAAAERGASVDAVPAAAAEDVGLALRHVHLPALTDAGLVERTEGGVVAAEALRSNPWIGQLVDADSENWDAVLSSLADGQRQTVLAILEDRDDATSVEALARVTAARDEDSSPDAVRAALHHRHLPALAAADLIGYDAADGTVTYRGHPDLPPLAALEG, encoded by the coding sequence ATGAGCACAGTCGCAGACCCGCTCGGGACACTGGTCCGTACCGGGCAGATGGCCGCGCTTACGGGACACCGTCGCCGACGAATCGTCCGGGTCCTCCGGGCCCGATCAACACCGATCGCCGAGCGTCGCCTCGCCGTTCGCGTCGCCGCAGCGGAGCGAGGCGCGTCGGTCGATGCCGTCCCAGCAGCCGCCGCCGAGGACGTCGGGTTGGCGCTCCGGCACGTCCACCTCCCGGCGCTCACCGACGCCGGACTCGTCGAGCGCACCGAGGGCGGCGTGGTCGCCGCCGAGGCCCTGCGGTCGAACCCCTGGATCGGGCAGCTCGTCGACGCCGACTCCGAGAACTGGGACGCCGTCCTCTCCAGCCTGGCGGACGGCCAGCGACAGACGGTCCTCGCGATCCTCGAAGATCGGGACGACGCGACGTCGGTCGAGGCGCTCGCGCGCGTCACGGCCGCACGGGACGAGGACTCGTCGCCGGACGCCGTCCGCGCCGCGCTCCACCACCGTCACCTGCCGGCACTCGCGGCCGCCGACCTGATCGGCTACGACGCCGCCGACGGCACCGTCACCTACCGCGGTCACCCCGACCTGCCGCCGCTGGCGGCGCTGGAGGGGTAA
- a CDS encoding type II toxin-antitoxin system HicB family antitoxin has product MASSTRPDDESRTDEVHLWREDDAWIARDIETGIASQGDSRGEALEMLDEAIALHEGDAGRPVTDEDLEALGIDPDSVPDEPQEPDAPWFDSET; this is encoded by the coding sequence ATGGCGAGTTCGACTCGGCCGGATGACGAGTCCCGGACCGACGAGGTGCATCTCTGGCGAGAGGACGACGCGTGGATCGCGAGAGATATCGAGACGGGCATTGCCAGCCAGGGCGACAGTCGGGGGGAGGCACTCGAGATGCTCGACGAGGCGATCGCACTCCACGAGGGTGACGCGGGCCGGCCAGTCACCGACGAGGATCTCGAAGCACTCGGGATCGATCCGGATTCCGTCCCCGATGAGCCCCAGGAGCCGGACGCGCCGTGGTTCGACTCCGAGACGTGA
- the serB gene encoding phosphoserine phosphatase SerB: MTLVAFDFDGTLSDSEMTVLLGEQCGVADQMEAITAQAMNDEIGYAESLRGRCELLEGLSQEKAEAAFDQVVLREDAALVIEALNEAGVHTAILTGGFERGVERALEKADVTVDSIVANRLPMDGGELTGEVEGPLIEGTKDDALEDLAGTVGVEMADTVAIGDGANDLPMLEVAGLSVGFDPKPAVEPACDTIVLSMAELHGLLEAEGVL; this comes from the coding sequence ATGACACTCGTCGCCTTCGACTTCGACGGGACGCTCTCGGACTCCGAGATGACCGTGCTGCTGGGCGAGCAGTGCGGGGTGGCCGACCAGATGGAAGCGATCACGGCACAGGCGATGAACGACGAGATCGGCTACGCCGAGAGCCTGCGGGGTCGGTGTGAGCTCCTCGAAGGCCTCTCTCAGGAGAAAGCCGAGGCCGCCTTCGACCAGGTCGTCCTCCGGGAGGACGCCGCGCTGGTCATCGAGGCCCTCAACGAGGCCGGCGTCCACACGGCGATCCTCACCGGTGGGTTCGAGCGCGGCGTCGAGCGCGCGCTGGAGAAGGCCGACGTGACGGTCGACTCCATCGTCGCCAACCGACTCCCGATGGATGGGGGTGAACTCACGGGCGAGGTCGAAGGGCCGCTCATCGAGGGGACCAAGGACGACGCGCTCGAGGACCTGGCCGGGACGGTCGGCGTCGAGATGGCCGACACCGTCGCGATCGGGGACGGCGCGAACGACCTGCCGATGCTCGAGGTCGCGGGGCTCTCGGTCGGCTTCGACCCGAAACCGGCCGTCGAGCCGGCCTGTGACACCATCGTCCTCTCGATGGCCGAGCTCCACGGGCTGCTGGAAGCCGAAGGGGTTCTCTAG
- a CDS encoding helix-turn-helix domain-containing protein, which produces MALIAHVRIGNQPGMEVLRAVPEMRVRLEDMRPMPDGDWRVLYWAEGDDFDRYETAIAADPTIAAYRCLSDLGDRRLYRITFGSALDRPILHEVTMAHDITIVEATMTAERLRFWARYPSREAFDAMRTACREAAMPFEVTRLFEERETAGDGGPVGRYGVTGPQREALLRALEAGYFAVPRETTLEDVAQGLDVSTSALSARLRRGQSGLISNTLASDESI; this is translated from the coding sequence GTGGCCCTTATCGCACACGTCAGAATCGGGAACCAGCCGGGGATGGAGGTGCTCCGGGCGGTTCCCGAGATGCGAGTCCGACTGGAGGACATGCGGCCGATGCCCGACGGCGACTGGCGAGTGCTCTACTGGGCCGAGGGCGACGATTTCGACCGGTACGAGACGGCCATAGCAGCGGACCCGACGATCGCGGCGTACCGGTGTCTCAGCGACCTCGGCGACCGCCGCCTCTATCGGATCACGTTCGGCTCGGCGCTCGACAGACCGATCCTCCACGAGGTCACGATGGCACACGACATCACCATCGTCGAAGCGACGATGACGGCCGAACGGCTCCGATTCTGGGCGCGCTACCCCTCTCGCGAGGCCTTCGACGCGATGCGAACCGCCTGCCGGGAGGCGGCGATGCCGTTCGAAGTCACCCGACTGTTCGAGGAGCGAGAGACCGCCGGCGACGGCGGTCCCGTGGGCCGCTACGGGGTCACCGGGCCCCAGCGCGAGGCGCTTCTGCGCGCGCTCGAGGCCGGCTACTTCGCGGTTCCCCGCGAGACGACGCTCGAAGACGTCGCCCAGGGGCTCGACGTTTCGACGTCCGCCCTCTCGGCCCGCCTCCGACGAGGCCAGTCTGGGCTCATCTCCAACACGCTCGCGAGCGACGAGAGTATTTAA
- a CDS encoding response regulator, with the protein MPEAGSGGEPGDPADILLVEDNPGDVRLTREAFTEGGISNTLHVVTDGVEAMAFLEQRGEYADAPRPDVVLLDLNLPRKNGDEVLAEMRADEDLQYLPVIVLTSSEAEEDIVESYELQANAYLTKPVDPEQFIETVRTFKSFWLSVVRLPPGGRD; encoded by the coding sequence ATGCCTGAGGCCGGCAGCGGAGGCGAGCCCGGCGATCCGGCCGACATCCTGCTCGTCGAGGACAACCCGGGCGACGTCCGGCTGACCCGCGAGGCGTTCACCGAGGGCGGCATCTCGAACACGCTCCACGTCGTCACCGACGGGGTCGAGGCCATGGCCTTCCTCGAACAGCGGGGCGAGTACGCCGACGCGCCGCGGCCGGACGTCGTCCTCCTCGACCTGAACCTGCCGCGGAAGAACGGCGACGAGGTGCTCGCGGAGATGCGCGCCGACGAGGACCTGCAGTACCTGCCGGTGATCGTCCTGACGAGCTCCGAGGCCGAAGAGGACATCGTCGAGTCCTACGAGCTACAGGCCAACGCCTACCTGACCAAGCCGGTCGATCCCGAGCAGTTCATCGAGACGGTCCGGACCTTCAAATCCTTCTGGCTGTCGGTGGTGCGACTCCCGCCGGGGGGGAGAGACTGA
- a CDS encoding PAS domain S-box protein yields MSSTPYPDPQLRSCRRQQETLAELGRRSLGDSDAEAVLGEGIAAVAEALDAAAAGAFALRAGDDEAAYRQGIGWTEGIESQSLPTGPESLAGRALAAGEAVADDLDAGSPVPEPEETTDRDGGSALCVPVGQPEAPWGVLLVRTPRRREFSAGDEAFAETAGALLASTLETDRTRHELAAERELRTEIAAACPVGILVFGADGKTQFVNERAEALLGRSNDALTDLTYDDSCWDAVDGDGNPITGAALPFERVAAGETVAGEELGVRRPDGDRVWLSVHGLPLSTETGGGAVFAVSDVTERRQLRSEFEQIYGRISDAFFALDREWQFTHLNERAHELINPDGEELVGCDIWDRFPEAVGRKFKDEYERAMREQETVSFEEYYPAPLDAWFEVRGYPSETGLSVYFRDVTERKARERRIEESERRYRTLSESFPNGIVTLFDRDMKYTLADGQAFADLPVDPEDVEGSSVREAWDEETADALESMYRTALAGEESSTEVPYAGREWVVRAVPITGDDGVLGGMTIAQDITERKERERDLERYRAIVEAVNDGVYVVDDEGRFTAVNETYATMLGYDREELVGTLASRVVDEDVIERVERLQADTEAGRVDRPSIEAEVQAKDGRTVPTEATIAPLHGDEDDDWHRVGVVRDITERKARERRIEESERRYRTLVENFPDGAVGLFDENLEYTAVGGQFLDEVGVDPAERVGSSVYEIYPEALVETVRPHFEAAIAGEASTFAVDYYGRHLSAHTLPVEDADGAVLAGMLVVQDVTEREERQRKLQQRARQQRVVAELGESALEADDLDALMREATERVASVLGNEYCKVLELDPDRRDLLLRQGVGWREGIVGEATVDVDENSQAGYTLLSTEPVVVDDLAAETRFSGPALLTSHGVLSGISTIVGSVDEPWGILGTHDTERREFSAEDVSFVQSVANVLAEAIERHRYQRELEELVADLRESNERLEQFAYAASHDLQEPLRMVSSYLRLLESRYGDQFDADAEEFLAFAVDGADRMRGMIDGLLKYSRVDTRGDPLEPVALDDVLADVRDSLAVRIDETGTEITAESLPRVVGDVGQLRQVFQNLLANAIEYTDDGPPRIHVSAEPAADPTGGRDGRNRWRISVSDEGIGIDPGDAERVFEVFQRLHTNDEHEGGGIGLALCKRIVERHGGDIWVETDDEAGTTVSLTLPAAGDGDA; encoded by the coding sequence ATGAGTTCGACGCCGTATCCGGACCCGCAATTGCGGAGCTGTCGCCGTCAGCAGGAGACCCTCGCCGAGCTGGGGCGGCGATCGCTCGGCGATAGCGACGCGGAGGCGGTCCTCGGTGAGGGCATCGCGGCCGTCGCCGAGGCACTGGACGCGGCGGCCGCGGGCGCGTTCGCGCTCCGGGCGGGCGACGACGAGGCGGCCTACAGGCAGGGCATCGGGTGGACCGAGGGGATCGAATCGCAGTCGCTCCCGACCGGCCCGGAGTCGCTCGCGGGCCGCGCACTGGCGGCCGGGGAAGCGGTCGCCGACGACCTCGACGCCGGGTCGCCGGTCCCGGAGCCCGAGGAGACGACGGACCGCGACGGTGGGAGTGCGCTCTGCGTTCCCGTCGGGCAGCCAGAGGCACCGTGGGGCGTCCTCCTGGTCCGGACACCGCGCCGGCGGGAGTTCTCGGCCGGCGACGAGGCCTTCGCGGAGACCGCGGGGGCGCTGCTGGCGTCGACCCTCGAGACCGATCGGACGCGACACGAACTGGCGGCCGAGCGCGAACTCCGGACCGAGATCGCGGCGGCCTGTCCCGTCGGGATCCTCGTCTTCGGAGCGGACGGGAAGACGCAGTTCGTCAACGAGCGCGCCGAGGCGCTCCTCGGGCGGAGCAACGACGCGCTCACCGACCTGACCTACGACGACTCCTGCTGGGACGCGGTCGACGGCGACGGCAACCCGATCACGGGGGCCGCGCTTCCCTTCGAGCGAGTCGCGGCCGGTGAGACCGTCGCCGGGGAGGAACTGGGCGTCCGTCGGCCCGACGGTGATCGGGTCTGGCTCTCGGTCCACGGCCTGCCGCTGTCGACGGAGACGGGCGGCGGCGCGGTCTTCGCCGTGTCGGACGTCACCGAGCGCAGGCAGCTCCGTAGCGAGTTCGAACAGATCTACGGTCGCATCTCCGACGCCTTCTTCGCCCTCGACAGGGAGTGGCAGTTCACGCACCTCAACGAGCGCGCCCACGAGCTGATCAACCCCGACGGGGAGGAGCTGGTGGGGTGCGACATCTGGGACCGGTTCCCCGAGGCGGTCGGGCGGAAGTTCAAAGACGAGTACGAGCGGGCCATGCGCGAACAGGAGACGGTCTCCTTCGAGGAGTACTACCCGGCGCCGCTCGACGCCTGGTTCGAGGTGCGGGGGTACCCCTCCGAGACCGGCCTGTCGGTGTACTTCCGGGACGTCACCGAGCGCAAGGCGCGCGAGCGACGGATCGAGGAGTCCGAACGCCGCTATCGAACGCTCTCGGAGTCGTTCCCGAACGGCATCGTGACGCTGTTCGACCGCGACATGAAGTACACGCTGGCGGACGGCCAGGCGTTCGCCGACCTCCCCGTCGACCCCGAGGACGTGGAAGGCAGTTCGGTCCGGGAGGCGTGGGACGAGGAGACGGCCGACGCGCTCGAATCGATGTACCGGACAGCGCTGGCCGGCGAGGAGAGTTCGACGGAGGTCCCCTACGCCGGTCGGGAGTGGGTGGTCCGCGCCGTCCCGATCACCGGCGACGACGGCGTCCTCGGCGGCATGACCATCGCCCAGGACATCACCGAGCGCAAGGAGCGCGAGCGCGACCTCGAGCGCTACCGGGCCATCGTCGAGGCGGTCAACGACGGGGTCTACGTCGTCGACGACGAGGGGCGGTTCACGGCTGTCAACGAGACCTATGCGACGATGCTGGGATACGACCGCGAGGAACTCGTCGGAACCCTGGCCTCGCGGGTCGTCGACGAGGACGTCATCGAACGCGTCGAGCGACTGCAGGCCGACACCGAGGCCGGGCGCGTCGACAGGCCCTCGATCGAGGCCGAAGTCCAGGCGAAGGACGGCCGGACCGTCCCCACGGAGGCGACCATCGCGCCGCTGCACGGCGACGAAGACGACGACTGGCACCGGGTCGGCGTCGTCCGCGACATCACCGAGCGCAAAGCGCGCGAGCGCCGGATCGAGGAGTCAGAACGCCGCTACCGGACCCTGGTCGAGAACTTCCCCGACGGCGCGGTGGGCCTGTTCGACGAGAACCTCGAGTACACGGCGGTCGGCGGACAGTTCCTCGACGAGGTCGGCGTCGACCCGGCCGAACGGGTCGGAAGCAGCGTCTACGAGATCTACCCCGAGGCGCTCGTCGAGACGGTCAGGCCCCACTTCGAGGCCGCAATAGCGGGCGAGGCCAGCACCTTCGCGGTCGACTACTACGGGCGACACCTGTCCGCGCACACGCTGCCCGTCGAGGACGCCGACGGGGCTGTCCTGGCGGGCATGCTCGTCGTCCAGGACGTGACCGAGCGCGAGGAGCGCCAGCGCAAGCTCCAGCAGCGCGCCCGCCAACAACGGGTCGTCGCCGAACTCGGCGAGTCCGCGCTCGAAGCCGACGACCTCGACGCGCTCATGCGGGAGGCCACCGAGCGCGTGGCGTCGGTGCTCGGCAACGAGTACTGCAAGGTGCTCGAACTCGACCCGGACCGGCGGGACCTGCTCCTTCGCCAGGGCGTGGGCTGGCGAGAGGGTATCGTCGGCGAGGCGACCGTCGACGTCGACGAGAACTCCCAGGCCGGCTACACGCTGCTCTCCACGGAGCCGGTCGTCGTCGACGACCTCGCGGCCGAGACGCGCTTTTCCGGCCCGGCGCTGCTCACCTCCCACGGCGTCCTGAGCGGCATCAGCACGATCGTCGGGTCGGTCGACGAGCCGTGGGGCATCCTCGGGACCCACGACACCGAGCGCCGCGAGTTCTCCGCGGAGGACGTCAGCTTCGTCCAGAGCGTCGCCAACGTCCTCGCCGAGGCCATCGAGCGCCACCGGTACCAGCGGGAACTGGAGGAACTGGTCGCCGACCTCCGGGAGTCCAACGAGCGACTCGAACAGTTCGCCTACGCCGCCTCCCACGACCTGCAGGAGCCGCTGCGGATGGTGTCGAGTTACCTCCGGCTTCTGGAGTCCCGGTACGGCGATCAGTTCGACGCTGACGCCGAGGAGTTCCTCGCGTTCGCCGTCGACGGCGCCGACCGGATGCGGGGGATGATCGACGGCCTGCTCAAGTACTCCCGGGTCGACACCCGTGGCGACCCGCTCGAACCGGTCGCGCTGGACGACGTCCTCGCGGACGTTCGCGACAGTCTCGCGGTCCGGATCGACGAGACGGGGACGGAGATCACCGCCGAGTCGCTCCCCCGCGTCGTCGGCGACGTCGGCCAGCTCCGGCAGGTGTTCCAGAACCTGCTGGCAAACGCCATCGAGTACACCGACGACGGGCCACCCCGGATCCACGTCAGCGCCGAGCCGGCGGCGGATCCCACCGGCGGCCGCGACGGGCGCAACCGGTGGCGGATCTCGGTCAGCGACGAGGGGATCGGGATCGACCCCGGCGACGCCGAGCGGGTCTTCGAGGTGTTCCAGCGCCTCCACACGAACGACGAGCACGAGGGCGGGGGCATCGGGCTGGCGCTCTGTAAACGGATCGTCGAGCGCCACGGCGGCGACATCTGGGTCGAGACCGACGACGAGGCGGGAACGACCGTCTCGCTGACGCTCCCGGCGGCGGGTGATGGCGATGCCTGA